The genomic window GGTAGAATTGATGCAAAAAATTGAATTGGAACATAAAGAGCAATAAAGGTGAAGTAAATTGGTTCCCCACTTATAGTTTTGCTTCAAGGTATTCCAGTTAAAGATACTTGGCCCACAGTGGTTATTCTTAAAGTTCTCGAAGTTCTAACACCTGTATATAATGAATATAAAACGGGCATCATCATAAATTGAACAACTATTTGAGCATAGGGATTAAGATTCTCCTTTTTCTGATATTTAAGCATTTCAATTTGCATTTTTTGTTTAGCCTCTTTTGATGGGTCTCCTTTATATTTACTTTTTATTTTTTGTTGTTCTGTTTGAAATTTCATCATTTTATCTTGATTTAATTGTTGTTTCCATGAAAGTGAGAAAATAAATAATTTAACAAAAAAACATGTAAAAAATATTCCAAAAATTACCGCCACAGGATATAATTTTTTATCAGTATTTAGGCTTCAACCATTCAGCCATTTAATATTAAATGATAAAAATCAAGTCATTGGGTAAACAAATAAACCATAATATGGGGATTTAGTAACCTTAAATGAATCTGCCCAAGAAGTTATTGGAATATATTTATAACATTTTAAAGAGTTTCCATCCTTAAAAAATCAATATGTTTTGTGAGCTTCATTATCTCCCAATGATTTTAAAATAATTTCTAAGTTAACACCTGCGTTAAAAAAATTTCTTCCCGACATATCGCTAACTGCCATAATTGAATATTTTGGTTGAAAGTTTTGTATACAACCTCATAACATTGTTATAATCATAAATAAAAAAAGAAAAACCTTTGTTCAAGATCAAACTAGTTTAAGAGTCTGCTTTTTAGATTTTTTTGTATCAGATATTGGGTTTAAATATTTACCATAATCAACCTTATTCGCTATATACATTTATATCTCCTTAATTATTTTATAAGATTAAAACAATTTAATAAATGACCAAAATTTTCTTGATATGAAAAATCCTTGTATTTTTTTCTAACAATTACAATTAGGTTTTTCTTTTTTGTTTTTTTAAGTTTTATGATTTCAAAAATCATAGTTCTTATTTGTCTCTTAATTTTATTTCTCACAA from Spiroplasma endosymbiont of Aspidapion aeneum includes these protein-coding regions:
- the rnpA gene encoding ribonuclease P protein component, with the protein product MKNQDIIKKNFEFQKIIQKNYSVQNACFIIFLDKKSIKFKYGISVGKKNGNAIVRNKIKRQIRTMIFEIIKLKKTKKKNLIVIVRKKYKDFSYQENFGHLLNCFNLIK
- the yidC gene encoding membrane protein insertase YidC; the encoded protein is MYIANKVDYGKYLNPISDTKKSKKQTLKLVWSWTKVFLFLFMIITMLWGCIQNFQPKYSIMAVSDMSGRNFFNAGVNLEIILKSLGDNEAHKTYWFFKDGNSLKCYKYIPITSWADSFKVTKSPYYGLFVYPMTWFLSFNIKWLNGWSLNTDKKLYPVAVIFGIFFTCFFVKLFIFSLSWKQQLNQDKMMKFQTEQQKIKSKYKGDPSKEAKQKMQIEMLKYQKKENLNPYAQIVVQFMMMPVLYSLYTGVRTSRTLRITTVGQVSLTGIPWSKTISGEPIYFTFIALYVPIQFFASILPILIQVIEGRKKHETNDVKKQRRKNIIMSSVLALVFAFMVANIPTGVVIYWTFSSSIQIFQVLSIHFLNKTKPKRQLKKREKLKLIQAKKILKIRDSESPN